The Streptomyces cyaneogriseus subsp. noncyanogenus region CGCAGGGGTGAGGCGGAGCGGCCGGCCTCAGCTCACGGCCGCGTAGCTCCCGCAGACGTCCTCGTCGAGAGGCATGACGCGGGCCCCTCGCTCGTACTCCGACCGCGCGGTCTCCAGCAGCCGGCGCCAGGAGGTGACGGTGGGTCGCCGGCGCAGCAGTGCGCGGCGCTCCCGCTCCGTCATGCCTCCCCAGACGCCGAATTCGACGCGGTTGTCCAGCGCGTCGGCCAGGCATTCGGTGCGTACCGGGCATCCGGTGCACACCGCCTTGGCCCTGTTCTGCGCTGCTCCCTGAACGAACAGTTCATCCGGATCGGTAGTGCGGCAGGCAGCCTGCGCACTCCAGTCGGTTACCCAGCCCATACCGGCGCCGTCCTCTCCCGAATCGAGGCTCCCCCACGGCGGCAGCGGCATATTCACCGCCGCCAGTTGAGGACGTTACGGAAGGTGGGGACAGCGCAACACCCCCTCTGGGCCCAATCTTGGATGGCCCGAACGGACTATGGGTAAGCGGCAGATCACCCGCGGGAGTGACCTGGCGACATGCGCGACGATCCCGGCATCCGGGTTATATCCATAACGCCACAACGGTCACCGAATGACACATGAGGCGGATTCGGACGCGGTCCCCGCACGCGGCGGCATCTGCGCCGGTGCACCCCGGCGCACTCCGGCCCGTCCCCGTCTCGAGCCGCGCCCCAGGAAAAATCAAGCAGACCCGGAACGTTTCGATACCGGTGCACGTGTTGATACATGACCTGACTGCTGTGACAGTTGAGAGCAGCTTAGGCCAAGGCATATACGCGTGTCCGGCGAATAAGAACGTAGGCTGCTTTCATGCCAAACAAGCGCTCGGGCGGTGGTCTGTCACCGACACAGCAGGCCGCCAGGTTCCTCGGTGTCAGCGTGCTCTCGGGAGCGGTGCTGGCCGGCATCGCACTGCCCGCGGTGGGCGCGCTGGGGCTGGCCGCCAAAGGGTCCGTCGAGAGCTTCGACGAGCTCCCGGCCAATCTGAAGACCCCACCGCTGAGCCAGCGCACCACGATCCTCGACGCCGACGGCGGCCGGATCGCCACGGTCTACTCCCGCGACCGCACGGTGGTCCAGCTCAAGGACATCTCGCCGTACATGCAGAAGGCGATCGTCGCGATCGAGGACTCGCGCTTCTACCAGCACGGCGCGGTCGACCTGAAGGGCGTGCTGCGCGCGCTGAACAAGAACGCGCAGAGCGGCGGCGTCGCCGAGGGCGCGTCCACGCTCACCCAGCAGTACGTGAAGAACGTCTTCGTCGAGGAGGCCGGCGACGACCCGACGAAAGTCGCCCAGGCCACCCAGCAGACCCTCGGCCGCAAGATCCGCGAGCTGAAGTACGCGATCCAGGTCGAGGAGGAGCTCGGCAAGAAGAGGATCCTCGAGAACTACCTGAACATCACCTTCTTCGGCCAGCAGGCGTACGGCGTCGAGGCCGCCGCCCAGCGGTACTTCTCCAAGTCCGCCAAGGAGCTGAACCTCCAGGAGTCGGCCCTGCTGGCCGGCGTCGTCCAGTCGCCCACCCGCTACAACCCGGTGAACGACGAGGCGGAGGCC contains the following coding sequences:
- a CDS encoding WhiB family transcriptional regulator, coding for MGWVTDWSAQAACRTTDPDELFVQGAAQNRAKAVCTGCPVRTECLADALDNRVEFGVWGGMTERERRALLRRRPTVTSWRRLLETARSEYERGARVMPLDEDVCGSYAAVS